The Lacrimispora xylanolytica genome has a segment encoding these proteins:
- a CDS encoding stage V sporulation protein AB — protein sequence MISLNEVFLCLIGLSAGGIIAAGVFAFLVMIGIFPRIISATKTSNHIILFETCIILGGITGNVLDLYKFPIGYGGNLVLGIYGLSVGVFIGCLVMSLAETLKALPIFCRRINLGVGLQYIILSIGIGKLLGSLVFFAERFGK from the coding sequence TTGATATCTCTTAATGAAGTATTTCTTTGTCTGATCGGGTTAAGCGCTGGCGGCATTATCGCAGCCGGCGTTTTTGCATTTTTGGTAATGATTGGAATATTTCCCAGAATTATCAGTGCAACGAAGACAAGTAATCACATTATTCTTTTTGAAACATGCATTATTTTAGGCGGAATCACTGGAAATGTCCTGGATCTTTATAAATTTCCGATCGGTTATGGAGGAAATCTGGTGCTGGGAATCTACGGTTTATCCGTAGGCGTTTTCATAGGGTGTTTAGTCATGTCTTTAGCAGAAACATTAAAGGCGCTGCCTATTTTTTGCCGAAGAATTAATCTTGGAGTAGGCTTGCAGTACATTATTCTTTCCATAGGAATCGGCAAGCTGCTAGGGTCTCTAGTATTTTTTGCCGAACGGTTCGGAAAATAA
- a CDS encoding stage V sporulation protein AA encodes MSKTVYLNISEITEVHHKEIQLKDVADVYCDDTAVMNKCKALRIKTIHLDKNERYIESTLDVIKKLVEMDPSISVNNVGEVNYIIDYHKKKKPNWVWQWIKTIVVCIISFCGASFAIMTFNNDVSVGDVFKEIYQIIMRKESSGFTILEVSYSVGLALGIIGFFNHFAKFKITSDPTPIEVEMRLYEDNVSKTLIQNDGRKEQDIDIS; translated from the coding sequence ATGAGCAAAACCGTTTACTTAAATATCAGCGAGATCACAGAGGTTCATCATAAGGAGATCCAGTTAAAGGACGTAGCAGATGTTTACTGTGATGATACGGCTGTTATGAATAAATGCAAAGCTCTGCGCATTAAGACCATTCACCTGGATAAGAATGAACGTTATATTGAAAGCACTCTTGACGTTATCAAAAAGCTGGTGGAGATGGATCCTTCTATCTCTGTAAATAATGTGGGAGAAGTTAATTACATCATTGATTACCACAAAAAGAAAAAGCCCAACTGGGTCTGGCAATGGATTAAAACCATTGTAGTATGCATTATTTCCTTTTGTGGAGCTTCATTTGCAATTATGACATTTAACAATGACGTCAGCGTAGGAGATGTTTTTAAGGAAATCTATCAAATCATTATGAGGAAGGAGTCCAGTGGATTTACAATACTGGAAGTCAGCTATTCTGTAGGTCTGGCCCTTGGAATTATAGGCTTTTTTAATCATTTTGCAAAGTTTAAGATTACTTCCGATCCGACACCTATAGAGGTTGAAATGCGGCTTTACGAGGACAACGTCAGCAAAACCTTAATCCAGAACGATGGAAGAAAGGAGCAGGACATTGATATCTCTTAA
- the sigF gene encoding RNA polymerase sporulation sigma factor SigF — MDETMRLIEMAHEGDKAARDQLVTDNFGLIWSIVRRFTGRGYEPEDLFQIGSIGLMKAIDKFDLSYDVKFSTYAVPMITGEIKRFLRDDGIIKVSRSIKETALKVKRVREELIFRFGREPTVEEIAGEIGASKEEVAASIEAGAEVESLYRSVNKNDENSILLIDKIEEESSAQEELLNRMVLRDLLSQLSDKDREIIIRRYYYNETQSQIATKLGISQVQVSRLEKKILKQMREKL; from the coding sequence ATGGATGAGACCATGAGATTGATAGAAATGGCTCACGAAGGAGATAAAGCGGCAAGAGATCAGCTTGTAACCGACAATTTCGGCTTGATCTGGAGTATTGTGCGCAGATTTACGGGGCGCGGCTACGAACCAGAGGATTTATTTCAAATTGGATCTATCGGACTGATGAAAGCAATTGATAAGTTCGATTTATCCTATGATGTAAAATTCTCTACGTACGCAGTGCCTATGATAACAGGTGAAATCAAACGTTTTTTAAGAGACGATGGAATCATAAAGGTCAGCCGTTCCATCAAGGAAACGGCTCTTAAGGTAAAGCGCGTCCGGGAAGAACTCATATTTCGTTTTGGAAGAGAACCTACGGTGGAGGAGATCGCCGGAGAAATCGGGGCCAGTAAAGAAGAAGTTGCGGCCTCCATTGAAGCAGGAGCAGAGGTAGAGTCTCTATACCGTTCTGTCAATAAAAATGATGAAAACAGCATTTTGCTCATTGATAAGATCGAAGAGGAAAGCTCAGCCCAGGAAGAACTTTTAAATCGCATGGTGCTTCGGGATCTGCTTTCTCAGCTTTCGGATAAAGACAGAGAGATCATCATCAGACGCTATTATTACAATGAAACACAAAGTCAAATCGCGACAAAACTTGGCATTTCCCAGGTTCAGGTTTCAAGACTGGAAAAAAAGATTTTAAAGCAAATGCGAGAAAAATTATAG
- the spoIIAB gene encoding anti-sigma F factor, whose translation MSEQNKPEILKMELEALSKNEEFARVAVVVFMARLNPTLEEVDDVKTAVSEAVTNAVIHGYRGEGGIIYLEVAVIDQEISITIRDTGVGIPDIKQAMEPMYTTDPDGERSGMGFSFMEAFMDQVEVLSAPGEGTAVTMKKKISG comes from the coding sequence ATGTCTGAACAGAATAAACCAGAAATTCTAAAAATGGAATTAGAAGCCTTATCGAAAAATGAGGAGTTTGCCAGAGTCGCAGTTGTAGTCTTTATGGCAAGACTCAATCCGACTCTGGAAGAGGTGGATGATGTGAAAACAGCCGTGTCGGAGGCAGTTACCAATGCAGTCATTCATGGATATCGGGGAGAAGGAGGAATCATCTACCTGGAGGTAGCGGTTATTGATCAGGAAATCTCTATCACTATCCGGGACACAGGGGTAGGGATACCAGATATTAAGCAGGCAATGGAGCCGATGTATACCACGGATCCGGATGGAGAACGCTCAGGAATGGGATTTTCCTTCATGGAAGCATTTATGGATCAGGTGGAGGTACTATCGGCGCCAGGAGAAGGAACTGCCGTGACCATGAAAAAGAAGATCAGCGGGTGA
- a CDS encoding STAS domain-containing protein: MNQPHFTYEAEGHTLIVHLPEELDHHNCSGLKYETDLILSENYIKRILFDFSKTRFMDSSGLGILLNRYKQMALSGGTVAIYGAGAQALRILKMGGILKLMKLYDSKEAAVTG, translated from the coding sequence ATGAATCAACCGCACTTTACATATGAGGCAGAAGGTCATACCCTGATCGTACATCTGCCGGAGGAGCTGGATCATCATAACTGCTCAGGGCTTAAATATGAAACCGATTTAATCCTGTCTGAGAACTATATCAAACGCATCTTGTTTGACTTCTCAAAAACCAGATTTATGGATTCTTCGGGTTTAGGAATTTTGCTGAATCGTTATAAACAAATGGCTTTAAGCGGGGGAACCGTTGCGATCTATGGTGCAGGAGCCCAGGCTCTCCGCATTCTTAAAATGGGAGGCATTTTAAAATTAATGAAACTATATGACTCAAAAGAAGCTGCAGTCACAGGTTGA
- a CDS encoding tetratricopeptide repeat protein has product MDYERKTRVIANSYYNMGLERARLRDLTGAAECLKKSLHFNKYMTDARNLLGLIYYEVGEVGDALVQWVISMNLQPEDNRADYYLGEIQRKKGTMDNERRTVRRFNQALVYAQNGSEDLAILQLNKVVEGKPGYIKAQLLFALLSIAREDYHKASKAINKVLQMDCNNPKALYYKSLLKTTGVAVKPEREPEKRKFKNAVSHRQMEDDDVIIPPSYRENTKDQAVLNILAGLVLGAAVIFFLVMPAQTKSINENHNKEISKYSEQLSQANKKSDSLNDQLETLKTEKQAAEDSLASLTNNADNILAQYQAVIGILNAYKKNDFPTAVKLYAGLDPTLITAEGVQAVIGEIRKDMAENGVTILEGLGDKSMVAGDSPTALVYYSKCFELKPASWQAKYKAAVIYKGMGQKDQANGLFSDVINNSKDPELTTKAKTERGF; this is encoded by the coding sequence ATGGATTATGAAAGAAAAACCCGTGTGATTGCAAACAGCTATTACAACATGGGACTGGAACGAGCAAGGCTGCGGGATTTGACCGGAGCAGCAGAATGTCTGAAAAAAAGCCTGCATTTCAATAAGTATATGACAGATGCCAGGAACCTTCTGGGACTCATTTATTATGAGGTCGGAGAGGTGGGCGATGCTCTTGTACAGTGGGTAATCAGTATGAACCTACAGCCCGAAGACAACCGGGCAGATTATTATCTGGGAGAGATACAGCGAAAAAAAGGAACCATGGATAATGAGCGCCGCACGGTGCGAAGGTTTAACCAGGCATTGGTCTATGCGCAAAATGGCAGCGAAGATCTGGCGATTTTACAGCTTAACAAGGTTGTGGAAGGAAAGCCAGGCTATATAAAAGCTCAGCTGTTATTCGCTCTTTTAAGCATTGCAAGAGAAGATTACCATAAGGCATCAAAGGCCATCAATAAGGTCCTTCAGATGGACTGCAACAATCCGAAGGCCCTTTATTATAAGTCGCTGTTAAAGACCACTGGAGTGGCGGTAAAACCAGAACGAGAGCCGGAAAAGCGGAAGTTTAAAAATGCCGTATCCCACAGGCAGATGGAAGATGATGATGTAATCATTCCACCCAGCTACCGGGAGAATACCAAGGATCAGGCGGTATTAAATATTTTGGCAGGACTTGTCTTAGGAGCAGCGGTCATCTTTTTTCTGGTCATGCCGGCCCAGACAAAGTCAATCAACGAAAACCACAATAAGGAAATTTCAAAATACAGCGAGCAATTAAGTCAGGCCAATAAAAAGTCCGATAGCTTGAATGATCAGCTTGAGACTTTAAAAACAGAGAAACAGGCAGCAGAGGATTCCCTTGCCTCTCTGACCAACAATGCAGATAACATTCTTGCCCAGTATCAGGCAGTCATCGGCATTCTCAATGCTTACAAAAAGAATGATTTTCCAACCGCAGTTAAGCTGTATGCCGGTTTGGATCCGACTCTGATAACGGCAGAAGGGGTACAGGCTGTGATAGGGGAAATCAGAAAAGATATGGCAGAAAATGGCGTTACCATCCTGGAAGGCCTTGGAGACAAATCCATGGTAGCAGGAGATAGCCCTACTGCTCTTGTCTACTACTCAAAGTGCTTTGAGCTAAAGCCAGCAAGCTGGCAGGCTAAATATAAGGCAGCAGTTATCTACAAAGGAATGGGACAAAAGGATCAGGCCAATGGACTGTTCTCCGATGTTATCAATAACAGCAAGGACCCAGAATTAACAACTAAGGCAAAAACCGAACGCGGTTTTTAA
- a CDS encoding bifunctional folylpolyglutamate synthase/dihydrofolate synthase: MEVGTLTMNVNETAEEYLDRIPMWAKKKNSLLDIRRFINEMGDPDENMRIFHVAGTNGKGSVCAFLQSALLSSGFKVGTFTSPHLVDIRERFCINGEMVPEAAFSKSCERIKELSEGMMEKGFCHPTYFEFLFYMAMDLFREAEVDYVILETGMGGRLDTTNVVRNPIVSVVTSISLDHTEYLGDTIEKIAGEKAGIIKKGVPVVFDDNDTKASFVIRNRAKELGVSFYPVDKQGYRIIEQRDEGYGVRLSDINGDYHELFIPSHAEYQVMNALLSFRALLAAGIGDIKGIKEGFSNMRWPARMEEVMPGVFLDGAHNPAGIEAFIEAAVSLCQTRQKKADLLFSAVADKAHGLMIKKIAESLPINKVAVAHMDSERGLDTDILLNEFQEVCKREVKGYSSVEEALKALLHEKDEDCLVFCVGSLYLMGEIKAVLRRNNYDRF, encoded by the coding sequence ATGGAAGTTGGTACTCTTACGATGAATGTGAACGAAACAGCAGAAGAATACTTAGACCGGATTCCAATGTGGGCAAAAAAGAAGAATTCCCTTTTAGACATCCGCAGGTTCATAAACGAAATGGGAGATCCGGATGAGAACATGAGAATCTTTCACGTGGCTGGAACCAACGGAAAAGGTTCGGTCTGTGCATTTCTCCAGTCTGCTTTGCTAAGCTCAGGTTTTAAGGTGGGAACGTTTACATCTCCCCATCTGGTTGATATCAGAGAGCGTTTTTGTATCAATGGAGAGATGGTTCCGGAAGCTGCTTTTTCTAAAAGCTGTGAGCGGATCAAAGAGCTTTCTGAGGGGATGATGGAAAAGGGATTTTGCCATCCCACTTATTTTGAATTTCTTTTTTATATGGCTATGGATTTGTTCCGTGAGGCTGAAGTGGATTACGTTATCCTGGAGACAGGTATGGGAGGGAGACTTGATACGACCAACGTCGTAAGGAACCCCATTGTTTCGGTAGTTACCTCTATTAGTCTGGACCATACAGAATATTTAGGAGATACCATAGAAAAGATAGCCGGAGAAAAAGCTGGAATTATAAAAAAAGGTGTACCGGTCGTTTTCGACGATAATGATACAAAGGCATCGTTCGTGATCCGAAACAGGGCAAAAGAGCTGGGGGTATCCTTCTATCCGGTGGACAAGCAGGGATACCGGATTATAGAGCAAAGGGATGAGGGATATGGTGTCAGACTTTCAGACATCAATGGAGATTACCATGAATTATTCATTCCTTCCCACGCAGAGTATCAGGTGATGAATGCCCTTCTTTCCTTCCGTGCTTTATTAGCAGCCGGGATAGGAGACATAAAAGGAATCAAAGAAGGCTTCTCCAATATGCGGTGGCCGGCCAGAATGGAAGAAGTCATGCCAGGGGTGTTTTTAGACGGAGCCCATAATCCGGCTGGGATTGAAGCGTTTATAGAAGCAGCAGTAAGCCTGTGCCAAACAAGGCAAAAGAAAGCAGATCTTCTGTTTTCCGCAGTTGCTGATAAGGCTCACGGTCTTATGATAAAAAAAATTGCAGAATCGCTGCCAATAAACAAGGTGGCAGTGGCGCATATGGATTCAGAAAGAGGACTTGATACAGATATTCTGCTCAATGAGTTTCAGGAGGTCTGTAAAAGAGAGGTAAAGGGATATTCTTCTGTGGAAGAAGCTCTGAAAGCTCTGCTTCATGAAAAGGATGAAGACTGCCTGGTTTTCTGTGTAGGATCCCTCTATCTGATGGGTGAGATAAAAGCGGTTTTAAGGAGGAACAACTATGATAGATTTTGA
- a CDS encoding RidA family protein gives MKKVLATEKAPAAIGPYSQGMRCGDMVFISGQLPINPATGAFAGEDIASQTRQALTNIRAILESDGLTMANIVKTTVLLKNISDFSAMNEVYAEFFEGAYPARAAFEVAALPKDSLIEIEAVAYLGE, from the coding sequence ATGAAAAAAGTACTTGCGACGGAAAAGGCTCCGGCAGCGATTGGACCATACTCTCAGGGAATGCGCTGCGGTGATATGGTATTTATTTCAGGACAGCTTCCCATTAATCCTGCGACTGGAGCATTTGCAGGTGAAGATATTGCTTCTCAGACAAGACAAGCTTTGACAAATATCAGAGCTATCCTGGAAAGTGATGGTCTTACCATGGCTAATATCGTAAAAACAACAGTATTATTAAAAAACATCAGTGATTTTAGTGCTATGAATGAGGTGTATGCTGAATTTTTCGAAGGTGCATATCCTGCCAGAGCTGCGTTTGAGGTAGCTGCTCTTCCAAAAGATTCACTGATTGAAATTGAAGCAGTTGCTTATTTGGGAGAATAA
- a CDS encoding DUF1836 domain-containing protein, whose protein sequence is MKTNDERMQDILEHLKSLQHIKPETIPNIDLYMDQVTTFMDEHLKDTKRYPNDKVLTKTMINNYAKNNLLPAPNKKKYTREHILLLIFIYYFKNLLSFHDIEQLFKPITDKHFNTPEDLPLEEIYKEIFSQEESELSRIKEDIMDKFEKSKTAFSDKNLDPEDQEYLQLFSWICGLSFDVYLKKQVIEKLIDGLSDTDSLKKKK, encoded by the coding sequence ATGAAAACAAACGACGAAAGAATGCAGGATATTTTAGAGCATCTGAAATCTCTTCAGCATATAAAGCCGGAAACTATCCCTAACATTGATTTATATATGGATCAGGTCACGACATTCATGGATGAGCATTTAAAAGATACCAAACGCTATCCTAATGATAAGGTTCTTACAAAGACCATGATCAACAACTATGCAAAGAACAATCTTCTCCCGGCTCCTAATAAGAAGAAATATACGAGAGAGCACATTCTTTTACTGATATTTATCTATTATTTTAAGAATCTTCTTTCCTTCCATGATATTGAACAGCTTTTTAAACCAATTACGGATAAGCATTTTAATACACCCGAAGATCTGCCTTTGGAAGAAATCTACAAGGAGATCTTTTCTCAGGAAGAATCTGAGCTTAGCCGTATTAAAGAAGATATTATGGATAAATTCGAAAAATCAAAGACTGCATTTTCAGATAAGAACTTAGACCCTGAGGATCAGGAATATCTTCAGCTATTCTCCTGGATCTGCGGGCTCTCCTTTGATGTATATCTAAAAAAGCAGGTCATTGAAAAGCTTATTGACGGTTTATCCGATACGGATTCTTTAAAGAAGAAAAAATAA
- a CDS encoding YerC/YecD family TrpR-related protein, which translates to MNKKIKTDAVDHLFEAILSLKTPEECYIFFEDVCTVNELLSLSQRYEVAKMLREGRTYLEIAEKTGASTATISRVNRSLNYGNDGYDMVFKRLEERRQD; encoded by the coding sequence ATGAATAAAAAAATTAAGACAGATGCGGTGGACCATCTGTTTGAGGCCATACTATCCTTAAAGACACCAGAAGAGTGTTATATTTTCTTTGAAGATGTCTGTACGGTGAATGAGCTTTTAAGCTTATCCCAGAGATATGAAGTGGCTAAAATGCTGAGAGAGGGCCGTACTTATCTGGAGATTGCAGAAAAGACAGGTGCTTCTACTGCAACCATAAGCCGTGTCAACCGGTCATTAAACTACGGAAATGACGGATATGACATGGTCTTTAAACGTTTAGAGGAAAGAAGACAGGATTAA
- a CDS encoding Cof-type HAD-IIB family hydrolase, with protein MDYRMIVLDLDGTLTNRNKEITPRTKEALFELKRQGGIIVLASGRPTYGIMPLARELELHETGGYVLSFNGGRIIDVKTGETVFAKELPVESNEKIIKLSKDHGVNVLTYEDDVIITPNASDEYVQKEAFINKLKVKEVQDMENYANFPVVKFMMLEEGEILQMVEPKVKAFLGRDYSVYRSEPFFLEILPKGIDKAASLERLLSRLSMSKDEMIACGDGYNDLSMIEYAGLGVAMDNAVLPVKKAADYVTYSNNDDGIAHVIEKFMLS; from the coding sequence ATGGACTATCGGATGATCGTGCTGGATTTGGATGGGACTCTTACCAATCGGAACAAAGAGATTACACCCAGGACCAAAGAGGCACTTTTTGAATTAAAACGACAGGGCGGTATTATTGTTCTGGCCTCCGGGCGCCCCACCTATGGCATCATGCCTCTTGCCAGAGAGCTTGAGCTTCATGAGACAGGTGGATATGTCTTATCCTTTAATGGTGGCCGGATCATTGATGTAAAAACAGGTGAAACAGTTTTTGCAAAAGAACTGCCTGTAGAATCAAATGAGAAGATTATAAAACTTTCCAAAGACCATGGGGTGAATGTTCTTACCTATGAAGATGATGTTATCATTACTCCCAATGCTTCTGATGAATACGTTCAAAAGGAGGCCTTCATTAATAAGCTGAAGGTAAAAGAAGTCCAGGATATGGAAAATTATGCCAACTTTCCGGTGGTTAAGTTCATGATGCTGGAAGAGGGAGAGATTCTCCAGATGGTGGAGCCAAAGGTAAAGGCATTTTTAGGCCGTGATTACAGCGTTTACCGTTCTGAACCATTTTTTCTGGAGATACTGCCTAAAGGAATCGATAAGGCAGCAAGCCTAGAAAGGTTGTTATCCCGCCTTTCCATGAGTAAGGATGAGATGATTGCCTGCGGAGATGGGTATAATGATTTGTCCATGATTGAATATGCCGGACTTGGGGTAGCCATGGATAATGCAGTTCTTCCCGTAAAGAAAGCAGCTGATTATGTGACTTACTCAAATAATGACGATGGAATTGCTCATGTGATAGAAAAATTTATGCTATCCTGA